One Enterococcus silesiacus genomic window carries:
- a CDS encoding chlorohydrolase: MLLIGNGRLITRDKEGTFFDNGCVAIEGQKIKAVGTTTDLRKEFPEAEFIDAKGGVIMPGFINMHNHIYSTFARGLSINGYHPKNFMDILEGQWWRIDRTLNLEDSYHSAKVAYLDSIKNGVTTVFDHHASYGAIEGSLTQLSNAADELGVRTCLCYEVSDRDGEEKMKIAVKENADFIKASAARTDDMQKAMMGMHAAFTLSDKSLEHCAAYTPEGVGYHIHIAEDIADVYDSLAKYGKPIVNRLYDLGILGKQTMAGHCIHINPHEMELLRDTETMVVTNPESNMGNAVGCPPAMRMLNEYGILMGLGTDGYTNDVTESYKVGNLIHKHHLADPNAAWAEIPQMLFNNNPQMANRYFEKKLGALEVEAAADVIVLDYKGPTPMTKDNYNAHILFGMNGGVVTDTIINGEIRMRNREVQGIDEEKLWHDAQIQAQSLWSRINR; encoded by the coding sequence ATGTTATTAATAGGAAATGGACGGTTAATTACAAGAGATAAGGAAGGGACATTCTTTGATAATGGCTGTGTAGCAATCGAGGGACAGAAAATAAAAGCAGTCGGAACAACCACAGATTTACGAAAAGAGTTTCCGGAAGCTGAATTTATCGATGCTAAAGGCGGAGTGATCATGCCTGGTTTTATCAATATGCACAATCATATTTACAGTACTTTTGCTAGAGGATTAAGTATCAATGGTTACCATCCTAAAAATTTTATGGATATTTTGGAAGGGCAATGGTGGCGTATCGATAGAACATTGAATTTAGAAGATTCTTATCATAGTGCTAAAGTTGCTTACTTGGATAGTATCAAAAACGGTGTAACGACGGTATTCGATCATCATGCTAGTTATGGCGCAATTGAAGGGAGTTTGACACAACTTTCAAATGCCGCGGATGAATTAGGTGTGCGTACTTGTTTATGTTATGAAGTATCAGATCGAGATGGCGAAGAAAAAATGAAAATAGCTGTAAAAGAAAATGCTGATTTTATTAAAGCAAGTGCTGCACGTACAGATGACATGCAAAAGGCGATGATGGGGATGCATGCGGCCTTCACTTTATCTGATAAATCGTTAGAACATTGTGCAGCCTATACTCCAGAAGGTGTGGGGTATCATATCCACATCGCAGAAGACATTGCTGATGTGTATGATTCACTAGCTAAATATGGCAAGCCCATTGTAAATCGTTTGTATGATCTAGGTATTTTAGGTAAACAAACGATGGCAGGTCATTGTATTCATATTAATCCTCATGAAATGGAGCTCTTACGTGATACCGAGACAATGGTTGTCACAAACCCAGAATCAAATATGGGAAATGCAGTGGGATGTCCGCCAGCAATGCGCATGCTCAATGAGTATGGTATTTTAATGGGACTTGGAACAGATGGTTATACCAATGATGTGACAGAATCATACAAAGTTGGCAACCTTATCCATAAACATCATCTAGCAGATCCCAATGCTGCCTGGGCAGAAATACCACAAATGTTGTTCAATAATAATCCGCAAATGGCCAATCGCTATTTTGAAAAGAAATTAGGTGCTTTAGAAGTAGAGGCAGCAGCAGATGTGATTGTGTTGGATTATAAAGGACCGACACCTATGACGAAAGATAATTACAATGCTCATATTTTATTTGGCATGAATGGCGGAGTAGTTACAGATACGATCATCAATGGCGAAATTCGGATGAGAAATCGGGAAGTGCAAGGGATTGATGAAGAAAAGCTTTGGCATGATGCGCAGATACAAGCACAATCGCTTTGGAGCAGAATTAATCGCTAG
- a CDS encoding UDP-N-acetylmuramyl peptide synthase, with translation MGIRSHVAIAAGKTSQWILQTFFKGGSSYPGKLALKIDPKILDTLAKDYEIVVVTGTNGKTLTTALTVNILRQEFDHVLTNPTGANMEQGIVSTFLSAKNKGAKQKFAVLEIDEASLSRVTKYIEPKLFLFTNIFRDQMDRYGEIYTTYKLIVDGAAAAPNAPILCNGDSPIFNSVETVNPRKYYGFNHKADEEQMAHYNTDGLLCPKCHHILHYKMITYANLGKYYCPNCGFHRPELDVQLTEMVAMDNTSADFVIDGAQYSIAVGGMYNVYNALAATSVAEHYGVSPEKIRAGLNYDEKVFGRQETINIEGKLCTLILVKNPVGLNQVIDMMALAPYSFSLVSLLNANYADGIDVSWIWDGDHEAFAQMNIPEVIAGGDRHQDMALRLKVAGISENKLKEIPNLDDVITAIKELPTEHVYILATYTAVLQLRKSLAAQGYIKS, from the coding sequence ATGGGAATCAGAAGTCACGTAGCGATAGCCGCTGGAAAAACTTCTCAATGGATATTACAAACTTTCTTCAAAGGCGGCAGTAGCTATCCTGGAAAATTAGCGTTAAAAATCGATCCAAAAATTTTGGATACCTTAGCTAAAGATTATGAAATTGTCGTTGTCACTGGTACAAATGGAAAAACGTTGACAACAGCTCTAACAGTGAATATTTTAAGACAAGAATTTGATCATGTACTGACCAACCCAACTGGCGCAAATATGGAACAAGGAATTGTTTCAACTTTCTTATCTGCTAAAAATAAAGGTGCAAAGCAGAAATTCGCCGTTTTAGAAATCGATGAGGCCAGTTTAAGTCGTGTCACAAAATATATTGAACCAAAATTATTTTTATTTACTAATATTTTCCGGGATCAAATGGATCGTTACGGTGAAATTTATACCACCTATAAACTGATCGTAGACGGTGCTGCCGCAGCGCCTAATGCACCGATTCTTTGCAATGGTGACTCCCCGATCTTCAACTCAGTTGAAACGGTCAACCCAAGAAAATACTATGGTTTTAATCACAAAGCGGATGAAGAGCAAATGGCTCATTACAATACAGACGGTTTACTTTGTCCAAAATGTCACCATATTTTACATTATAAAATGATCACTTATGCTAATTTGGGGAAATATTACTGCCCAAACTGCGGTTTCCATCGTCCTGAACTAGATGTTCAATTAACTGAGATGGTCGCAATGGACAATACCTCTGCTGATTTCGTGATTGATGGAGCACAATACAGTATTGCCGTTGGCGGGATGTATAATGTATACAACGCTTTAGCTGCCACCTCAGTTGCTGAACATTACGGCGTTTCTCCTGAAAAGATCAGAGCTGGACTAAACTATGATGAAAAAGTCTTTGGTCGCCAAGAAACAATCAATATCGAGGGCAAATTATGTACCTTAATTCTAGTCAAAAATCCTGTTGGCTTAAATCAGGTCATTGATATGATGGCTCTTGCACCTTACTCTTTCTCACTTGTCTCTTTATTAAATGCGAACTATGCAGATGGAATCGATGTTAGCTGGATCTGGGATGGGGATCATGAGGCATTTGCCCAAATGAATATTCCAGAAGTCATCGCAGGTGGTGACCGTCATCAGGACATGGCTTTACGTTTGAAAGTGGCAGGAATTTCTGAAAACAAATTAAAAGAAATCCCTAATCTAGATGATGTAATTACAGCAATCAAAGAATTACCGACAGAACATGTTTATATTTTAGCTACGTATACAGCTGTTTTACAATTACGTAAATCACTCGCTGCACAAGGTTATATCAAGAGTTAA
- a CDS encoding adenosylcobyric acid synthase, giving the protein MPKELVVCHLYGNLLNTYGDNGNLLMLKYLAEKMNVTFRSEIISIYEPFDPNKYDLVFVGGGQDFEQLIISDDIQTKKETLTEYIENDGVMLAICGGYQLLGHYYMGAKGEKIHGIGALDHYTLSQDNNRYIGDIVIHNEEFNETYYGFENHNGRTFLGKGERPLGNVVKGKGNNNEDGSEGVIYKNVFGSYFHGPILARNENLALRLIKTALEKKYDEPFNVPQEMQTVE; this is encoded by the coding sequence ATGCCTAAAGAATTAGTTGTATGTCATTTATATGGAAATTTACTGAACACCTATGGCGACAATGGTAATTTACTGATGTTAAAATACCTTGCCGAAAAAATGAATGTGACTTTCCGTTCTGAAATCATCAGTATTTACGAACCATTTGACCCTAATAAATATGATCTAGTGTTTGTTGGCGGAGGTCAAGATTTTGAACAGCTGATTATTTCAGACGATATCCAAACGAAAAAAGAAACCTTAACTGAATACATTGAAAATGACGGTGTTATGCTCGCTATATGTGGCGGCTATCAATTATTAGGTCATTATTATATGGGCGCTAAAGGCGAAAAAATCCACGGCATCGGTGCTTTGGATCACTATACATTAAGTCAAGATAATAACCGCTATATCGGCGATATCGTGATTCACAATGAAGAATTTAACGAGACTTATTATGGCTTTGAAAATCATAATGGCCGAACATTTTTAGGTAAAGGAGAACGTCCTTTAGGCAATGTCGTAAAAGGAAAAGGTAATAATAACGAAGACGGCTCTGAAGGCGTGATCTACAAAAATGTCTTTGGTTCTTACTTCCACGGACCGATTCTTGCTCGTAATGAAAATCTAGCGCTTCGGTTAATCAAAACGGCTTTAGAGAAAAAATATGATGAACCTTTCAATGTACCTCAAGAAATGCAGACGGTTGAATAA